From Heliomicrobium modesticaldum Ice1, a single genomic window includes:
- a CDS encoding DUF350 domain-containing protein, whose translation MNFYNALLYFAVSASILLAAVWVFFRVTPYNDAEEIQKGNGAVGLTLSSKLVGLALILWSAISHNDTLSETAIWGSFGVALMIFSYLLFDWLTPNLATREELQKGNRAVAWIQSGIFITLGLIINACIS comes from the coding sequence GTGAATTTTTACAACGCCCTGCTGTATTTCGCCGTCTCGGCCTCGATCCTGTTGGCCGCCGTTTGGGTCTTCTTCCGGGTCACCCCTTACAATGACGCCGAGGAGATCCAAAAAGGCAACGGGGCCGTCGGCCTCACCCTGTCTTCTAAACTGGTCGGCCTCGCCTTGATCCTCTGGTCAGCCATCTCCCACAACGACACCCTGTCGGAGACAGCCATCTGGGGTTCTTTCGGCGTTGCGCTGATGATCTTCTCCTACCTCCTCTTCGACTGGCTGACGCCCAATCTGGCCACCAGAGAAGAACTGCAAAAAGGCAACAGGGCCGTCGCCTGGATCCAATCAGGCATCTTCATCACCCTCGGCTTGATCATCAACGCCTGCATCAGCTAA
- a CDS encoding IS1096 element passenger TnpR family protein, with product MSQSNILFLNRKREPQEGNTGQTFIGAYAQREIRWFHSAFRFRAAWQGRGKSLTVCLGQLSFNPADASFLIWQEMSRQEWQWESGVNHEVPVSRDELGQAVQSLIRHWQAIDGSRDNLTVVGEQWPELGRLIGSLQPLPALSAEQSRRLLHKLRPRGMSQEDTIFTWLHAWQNYDYELEGALRGPLGPPDGLPWWRALEARLLEADLPVSEPLAPWHIHARMRRRMAQRKDSDKGRRSDLQGGSGAVDFLAEDLLNVALISPWKSEHVHLSRLSERAPRPGHGEGTCRYSVRWLKSSVIEKPLILDILGHPCVESQLEITLYQVGMHWWVQTVWASEPHSLTMAEKLRRLREPFWYRVYDVRRNLLRVTGYLDGSDELFTPLLRVNDYWEERPSHWKSLLDEGQDRRCSFFLIGGELVILGKDESRMHLWERRLFNRASPPTEQGQLPLWLYPAFSERLRSVDGHSFDDWRRGLVKAMSVLNPEILGLPEEWRQALQDPPAPEVYWSQVLRAWSEWLDGGERTDLAQAIVLLGNRMGASPELLLRPNSLARGLLLEYLAMALPSDRHPPGLRHEPDLLHPRLAEVLRNWRDQPFGLYKVLEWRAESCCRLRDLLRDQEQELPLHSYFEPPEAGRSFFARLLPLGDRCCLLGCLEVDDRFVKPLREHFDRRRKERELSWDAYLADAGWRALGEVARLLGRLLAIAAAGRAGDPVAGAISYSAGSSIYRFRVKQKGAPGLSRDVEVAGEQTLHQLHEIIQQAFDWKDDRRYAFYLNNRLFDKAAEFGGPRTGSAAQANKAQLIRLNLRSRQKFAYLFDFDNEHIFEIRVRDIVPPEPGVLYPRVVEKKRPFVLADAGVDDQAEGDEDA from the coding sequence GTCGGGGCAAGTCGTTGACGGTTTGCCTGGGACAATTGAGTTTTAATCCTGCTGACGCCTCTTTCCTGATCTGGCAGGAGATGAGCCGGCAGGAGTGGCAGTGGGAAAGCGGAGTCAATCATGAGGTTCCCGTCAGCCGCGATGAACTGGGGCAGGCTGTCCAGTCGCTGATCCGGCATTGGCAGGCCATCGATGGCAGCAGAGACAACCTCACCGTCGTCGGTGAGCAGTGGCCGGAACTGGGCAGGTTGATCGGCAGCTTGCAGCCGCTGCCGGCGCTTTCGGCGGAACAGAGCCGCAGGCTGCTGCACAAGCTTCGCCCCCGCGGCATGTCGCAAGAGGATACGATCTTCACCTGGCTCCATGCCTGGCAAAACTACGATTATGAGTTAGAAGGGGCGCTTCGAGGTCCCCTCGGCCCTCCGGACGGGCTCCCTTGGTGGCGGGCACTGGAAGCACGTCTCCTAGAGGCCGATCTTCCCGTGAGCGAGCCCCTGGCGCCTTGGCACATCCATGCCCGCATGCGCCGGCGGATGGCACAGCGGAAAGATTCGGATAAGGGGCGCCGGTCCGATCTCCAAGGAGGCAGTGGGGCGGTCGATTTTTTGGCGGAGGATCTGCTGAATGTTGCGTTGATCTCGCCTTGGAAATCGGAGCATGTTCACCTTAGCCGATTGTCGGAAAGGGCGCCGCGTCCCGGCCATGGGGAAGGGACGTGCCGGTACAGCGTCCGTTGGCTCAAGAGCTCTGTCATCGAGAAACCGCTGATCCTGGACATTCTCGGTCATCCCTGTGTGGAATCGCAACTGGAAATTACCCTTTATCAGGTCGGCATGCACTGGTGGGTCCAGACGGTCTGGGCATCGGAACCGCACAGCTTGACAATGGCCGAGAAGCTGAGGCGCTTGCGTGAGCCCTTTTGGTATCGGGTCTATGACGTAAGGCGTAACCTGCTCCGGGTGACCGGCTATCTGGACGGCAGTGACGAGCTTTTCACTCCCCTTTTGCGGGTCAATGACTACTGGGAAGAGCGGCCTTCTCATTGGAAGAGCCTGCTCGATGAAGGGCAGGATCGCCGTTGCAGTTTCTTCCTGATCGGAGGGGAACTGGTCATCCTGGGCAAGGATGAAAGCCGCATGCACCTGTGGGAGCGGCGCCTCTTCAACCGAGCATCACCGCCTACGGAGCAGGGGCAGCTGCCCCTATGGCTGTATCCGGCTTTTTCAGAACGTCTGCGCAGTGTCGATGGCCATTCTTTTGATGATTGGCGCCGGGGATTGGTCAAGGCGATGTCGGTATTGAACCCGGAGATCCTTGGCTTGCCGGAGGAATGGCGACAGGCACTCCAGGATCCGCCGGCGCCGGAGGTTTACTGGTCCCAGGTACTGCGCGCCTGGAGCGAGTGGCTCGATGGCGGGGAACGGACCGATCTGGCCCAGGCCATCGTCCTGTTGGGCAACCGGATGGGCGCCTCTCCCGAACTGCTGTTGCGCCCGAATTCGCTCGCCCGGGGCTTGCTGCTCGAATACCTGGCCATGGCCTTGCCGTCCGATCGCCACCCGCCCGGCCTGCGCCACGAACCCGATCTGCTCCACCCTCGCCTGGCTGAGGTGCTTCGGAATTGGCGAGATCAACCCTTTGGACTGTACAAGGTTCTCGAGTGGCGAGCGGAAAGCTGCTGCCGCCTTCGGGATTTGTTGCGCGATCAGGAACAGGAACTCCCTTTGCATAGCTACTTCGAGCCCCCCGAGGCGGGACGGTCTTTCTTCGCCCGTCTGCTTCCGCTGGGAGACCGTTGCTGCCTGCTCGGCTGTCTGGAGGTGGACGATCGGTTTGTCAAACCGTTGCGGGAGCACTTTGACCGGCGGCGAAAAGAGCGGGAACTGTCGTGGGATGCCTATCTTGCCGATGCGGGTTGGAGAGCATTGGGAGAGGTGGCTCGCCTATTAGGCAGGTTGTTGGCAATCGCCGCGGCAGGAAGGGCCGGCGATCCTGTTGCCGGTGCCATTTCGTACAGTGCCGGCAGCTCGATCTACCGCTTCCGTGTAAAACAAAAAGGAGCGCCGGGCCTCTCGCGCGACGTGGAGGTCGCCGGGGAACAGACGCTGCACCAGTTGCACGAGATCATCCAGCAAGCTTTTGACTGGAAGGATGATCGCCGCTACGCTTTTTATCTCAACAACCGGCTTTTTGATAAAGCGGCCGAGTTTGGCGGACCGCGCACCGGTTCTGCCGCCCAGGCGAATAAGGCCCAGTTGATCCGGTTGAATCTCCGGTCCAGGCAGAAGTTCGCCTATCTCTTCGACTTTGACAACGAACATATCTTTGAAATCCGGGTGCGGGACATCGTCCCGCCAGAGCCGGGTGTTCTGTACCCTCGGGTGGTCGAGAAAAAGCGGCCTTTCGTCTTAGCTGATGCAGGCGTTGATGATCAAGCCGAGGGTGATGAAGATGCCTGA